A single Mangrovimonas sp. YM274 DNA region contains:
- a CDS encoding regulatory iron-sulfur-containing complex subunit RicT, translating to MGCNSCSTGKDGQPKGCKNNGTCGTDSCNKLTVFDWLSNMSLPQGQEPFNGVEVRFKNGRKQYYRNTENLSLNIGDIVATQAQSGHDIGMVTLTGELVRIQMKRKKIDINKHDEVLKIYRKANQRDIDVWSKARDKEEPMKVKARQFAIDLKLKMKISDIEYQGDASKATFYYTAEERVDFRELIKVFAKEFRTRIEMKQVGFRQEAARLGGIGSCGRELCCSTWLTDFRSVSTSAARYQQLSLNPLKLAGQCGKLKCCLNYELDAYLDALKEFPKTEIKLYTEKGVAVCQKTDIFKGVMWYAYEGEWMNWHKLTVAQANEIIEKNKKKQKVASLEEYAAELAEDTKVEFENVVGQDSLTRFDSPKRKRKRKNNKRKPRRNNKSQNNAKK from the coding sequence ATGGGTTGTAACAGTTGCTCAACTGGTAAGGATGGTCAACCAAAAGGATGCAAGAACAATGGTACTTGCGGAACCGATAGCTGTAACAAGCTAACGGTTTTTGATTGGTTGTCCAATATGTCGTTACCCCAAGGACAGGAGCCTTTTAACGGGGTTGAGGTACGTTTTAAAAACGGAAGAAAACAATACTATCGAAATACAGAGAATCTATCATTAAATATTGGCGACATAGTCGCTACTCAGGCGCAATCTGGTCATGATATTGGCATGGTAACGCTTACAGGCGAATTGGTTAGGATTCAAATGAAGCGTAAAAAAATTGATATCAATAAGCATGATGAGGTTCTGAAAATTTACAGAAAGGCTAATCAAAGAGATATCGATGTTTGGTCTAAAGCTAGGGACAAGGAAGAGCCAATGAAGGTCAAAGCAAGACAATTTGCCATCGACTTGAAATTGAAAATGAAGATTTCAGATATAGAATATCAAGGGGACGCTAGCAAAGCTACCTTTTACTATACTGCAGAAGAACGTGTTGATTTTAGAGAGTTGATTAAGGTCTTCGCCAAAGAGTTCCGTACCAGAATTGAAATGAAGCAGGTTGGATTCCGTCAGGAAGCGGCTAGGCTTGGAGGTATTGGGTCCTGTGGTCGAGAATTGTGTTGTTCCACTTGGTTGACGGATTTTAGATCTGTAAGTACTTCTGCGGCTAGATATCAACAGTTGTCGCTTAATCCTCTTAAGCTTGCTGGACAATGTGGAAAGTTGAAGTGTTGCCTTAATTATGAATTGGATGCCTATTTGGACGCTTTGAAGGAGTTTCCAAAAACGGAGATTAAATTGTATACCGAAAAAGGAGTTGCCGTTTGTCAAAAAACCGACATTTTCAAAGGAGTTATGTGGTATGCATATGAAGGCGAATGGATGAATTGGCATAAACTTACCGTAGCCCAAGCCAATGAAATCATTGAAAAAAATAAGAAAAAACAAAAGGTTGCCAGTCTTGAAGAATACGCAGCAGAACTAGCGGAAGACACTAAAGTTGAGTTTGAAAACGTTGTAGGACAAGATAGTTTAACAAGATTTGATAGTCCAAAACGTAAAAGAAAACGTAAAAATAATAAGAGGAAACCTAGAAGAAATAATAAGTCTCAAAATAATGCCAAAAAATAA
- the recA gene encoding recombinase RecA: MSTEKEAKLKALKLTLDKLDKAYGKGTVMKMSDQAISDVEAISSGSLGLDIALGVGGYPRGRIIEIYGPESSGKTTLTLHAIAEAQKSGGIAAFIDAEHAFDRFYAEKLGVDLENLIISQPDNGEQALEIADNLVRSGAIDIIVVDSVAALTPKSEIEGEMGDSKMGLHARLMSQALRKLTGSISKTNCTMIFINQLREKIGVMFGNPETTTGGNALKFYASVRLDIRRSTQIKESDGNVAGSKTRVKVVKNKVAPPFKTAEFDIMYGEGISKVGEVLDIAVEHEIVKKSGSWFSYEDTKLGQGRDAVKALIKDNPELMDELEGKVRQVAKEAALS, translated from the coding sequence ATGAGTACTGAAAAAGAAGCGAAATTAAAGGCCTTGAAGCTCACCTTGGACAAATTGGACAAGGCTTACGGTAAAGGAACGGTGATGAAGATGAGCGACCAGGCAATCTCTGATGTTGAAGCCATTTCCTCAGGATCTCTTGGTTTGGACATTGCACTTGGCGTTGGCGGATATCCAAGAGGAAGAATCATTGAAATTTACGGTCCAGAATCTTCAGGTAAAACCACTCTTACCTTACATGCCATAGCAGAGGCGCAAAAATCTGGTGGGATTGCCGCCTTTATAGATGCCGAGCATGCCTTTGATAGATTTTATGCAGAAAAACTAGGGGTAGACCTAGAAAACCTTATTATATCACAACCAGACAATGGAGAACAAGCTTTGGAAATTGCCGACAACCTTGTGCGTTCTGGAGCTATAGACATTATTGTAGTGGATTCTGTGGCGGCCTTGACTCCAAAAAGTGAAATTGAAGGCGAAATGGGAGATTCCAAAATGGGTCTTCATGCACGTTTGATGTCCCAAGCGCTTAGAAAATTAACAGGTTCCATCAGCAAAACTAACTGTACCATGATCTTCATTAACCAATTACGTGAAAAGATTGGTGTCATGTTTGGAAACCCTGAAACGACTACTGGTGGTAACGCTCTTAAATTCTATGCTTCGGTACGTTTGGATATTAGACGCTCTACTCAAATTAAGGAAAGTGACGGTAATGTTGCCGGAAGTAAAACTAGAGTAAAGGTTGTTAAAAACAAGGTAGCACCACCATTTAAAACAGCTGAGTTCGACATCATGTATGGAGAAGGAATCTCCAAAGTTGGTGAGGTTTTAGACATTGCCGTAGAACATGAAATTGTTAAGAAAAGTGGTTCTTGGTTTAGCTACGAAGACACCAAACTAGGCCAAGGGCGAGACGCCGTAAAAGCCTTGATAAAAGACAACCCAGAGCTCATGGACGAGCTGGAAGGAAAGGTTAGGCAAGTTGCAAAGGAAGCTGCGTTATCATAA
- a CDS encoding radical SAM protein — protein MNVYRLLQLNRRVKNYRIKFLGLYLLHKFNKRYLAVNLDPVLACNLRCKMCYFTDADYVKTLKGQFEPKELKAVADAIFGRALKLQIGCGTEPTLYKNLPDLVSLGKKYNVPYISLTTNANLLTKEKIEELLKAGLHEFTISLHGVTKETYEGFMKKASYEKFHDAFKAFAELKAMYDFKVRINYTFNKDNFYELRDFFEHFDPKSFDILQIRPIQKIGNTEYNDFDISALEDDYPKVVKGIKDTCKAYGITVLAPEELSVLKGENQASFIFDYTFCYVSPKQFWKEGFNWRETSFNEFSKEIGWSSTLLTNVFRSKKTLKSLSNKLNYEIEF, from the coding sequence ATGAACGTTTATAGACTATTACAGCTGAACCGAAGGGTAAAGAATTATAGGATAAAGTTTTTGGGGCTTTACCTATTACATAAATTCAATAAACGTTATTTGGCGGTAAATCTTGATCCGGTGTTAGCCTGTAATTTACGCTGCAAGATGTGTTATTTTACAGATGCTGATTATGTGAAAACACTTAAAGGGCAATTTGAACCAAAGGAGTTGAAAGCTGTGGCAGATGCTATTTTTGGACGAGCCTTAAAGTTACAAATTGGTTGTGGTACCGAGCCTACGTTGTATAAAAATTTACCGGATCTGGTGTCTTTAGGAAAGAAGTATAATGTTCCTTATATTTCCTTGACCACCAACGCTAACTTGTTGACAAAAGAAAAAATAGAGGAGTTGTTGAAGGCGGGGTTGCATGAGTTTACAATTTCCTTGCATGGCGTTACCAAGGAAACTTATGAAGGCTTTATGAAAAAAGCCAGTTATGAAAAGTTTCATGATGCCTTTAAGGCGTTTGCAGAACTCAAAGCGATGTATGATTTTAAGGTGCGTATCAATTATACCTTCAACAAGGATAATTTTTATGAGTTGCGGGATTTTTTTGAACACTTCGATCCCAAGAGTTTTGATATCCTTCAAATACGGCCCATTCAAAAAATTGGAAATACAGAGTATAACGATTTTGACATCTCTGCTTTAGAGGATGATTACCCAAAAGTTGTCAAAGGAATTAAGGATACATGCAAAGCTTATGGGATTACAGTGTTGGCACCTGAGGAATTATCTGTGTTGAAAGGTGAAAACCAAGCAAGTTTTATCTTTGACTATACGTTTTGCTATGTTTCTCCTAAACAATTTTGGAAAGAAGGTTTTAATTGGCGTGAAACTAGTTTTAATGAGTTTTCTAAAGAAATAGGCTGGAGTTCAACCTTGTTAACTAATGTTTTTAGGTCTAAGAAAACACTGAAATCACTGTCTAATAAGCTTAATTACGAAATTGAATTTTAA
- the dprA gene encoding DNA-processing protein DprA yields the protein MTDDQLLYTLALQHIPKIGDMKAKKLIQHCGTAQMVLNEKPQRLLMIDGIGKLSIEDFRNPSYLKAAEAELQFIKDNGIRCLYFKDEDYPDKLKHCIDGPVLLFQVGNIDLKGRHIISIVGARKITNSGIAFCERLVEDLAVFNPVIVSGFAYGTDITAQKAAMDHNLQTIGCLAHGFNQIYPKSHKRYMASVEANGGFFTDFWSTDAFDRTNFLKRNRIIAGLSEATIVIESAEKGGSLVTADIANSYNREVFAVPGRPADLQSVGCNNLVKQQKAHLLSTPMDVPYILNWSMDQKPSAVQKQLFVELDGEEKKVYNYLKEHDKQLLDSIALACQLPIFKIAGILLNMELKGVVRPLPGKLFEVV from the coding sequence ATGACAGACGACCAATTGCTCTATACTTTGGCCTTGCAGCACATTCCTAAAATAGGGGATATGAAGGCGAAAAAATTGATTCAGCACTGCGGAACTGCCCAAATGGTGCTTAATGAGAAGCCTCAAAGATTACTCATGATTGATGGTATTGGAAAACTTAGCATAGAGGATTTTAGAAACCCTAGCTATCTAAAGGCCGCTGAAGCAGAATTGCAATTTATCAAGGATAATGGGATTCGATGTTTGTATTTTAAGGATGAAGATTATCCGGATAAATTGAAACATTGTATTGATGGTCCTGTGCTATTGTTCCAGGTTGGAAATATCGATCTTAAAGGTCGACATATCATTAGTATTGTAGGGGCACGAAAGATTACAAATAGTGGTATTGCCTTTTGCGAGCGCTTGGTTGAAGACCTTGCCGTGTTTAATCCCGTGATTGTCTCCGGTTTTGCCTATGGCACAGACATCACTGCTCAAAAGGCTGCCATGGATCATAATCTTCAAACCATAGGTTGCTTGGCTCACGGGTTCAATCAAATATATCCCAAAAGTCATAAGCGATATATGGCAAGTGTTGAAGCTAACGGTGGATTCTTCACAGATTTTTGGAGCACCGATGCTTTTGATAGAACTAATTTTTTAAAGCGCAACAGAATTATTGCAGGGCTAAGTGAGGCAACTATTGTCATCGAGTCGGCTGAAAAGGGTGGTAGTTTGGTAACTGCTGATATTGCTAATTCTTATAACAGGGAAGTCTTTGCTGTCCCTGGTCGCCCAGCAGATCTACAGAGCGTGGGCTGCAATAATTTGGTTAAACAGCAAAAGGCACATTTACTTTCTACGCCCATGGATGTTCCTTATATCTTAAATTGGTCTATGGATCAAAAACCGTCTGCTGTTCAAAAACAATTATTTGTAGAATTGGATGGTGAGGAAAAAAAGGTGTATAATTATTTAAAGGAGCATGATAAACAGTTGTTGGATAGTATAGCTTTGGCATGTCAACTTCCAATTTTCAAAATAGCCGGAATCCTATTAAATATGGAATTGAAAGGTGTGGTAAGGCCGCTTCCTGGAAAATTGTTTGAGGTAGTTTAA
- a CDS encoding SPOR domain-containing protein — protein sequence MHIETYISDLLYRYDCVIIPEFGAFLTNRVSAKINADTNAFYPPKKVLSFNEQLQSNDGLLANYISEVEKIPYEVAAQKLSKHVKSIKSYLVQGETLSFHNIGDLVLNSEGKIVFDPSFHVNYLTDAFGLSQFNSTSITREAYKEEVEAIEKVVPIAVTPETRKARPYLRYAAIALIALTAGSFAISNYYMKDVENHNQLALEKANEELDLKVQEATFVIDNPLPSVTLNVAKQSGNYHIVAGAFRVEANSDKKVEQLQDLGYNARKIGVNKYGLHEVVYASFNSRLEALQMLQKIKSEHSKDAWLLVKQLD from the coding sequence ATGCATATAGAAACCTACATAAGCGATTTACTTTACAGGTATGATTGTGTTATCATCCCTGAATTTGGAGCCTTTTTAACAAACCGTGTTTCTGCCAAGATCAATGCAGACACCAATGCGTTTTACCCTCCCAAAAAAGTACTGTCCTTCAACGAGCAATTGCAAAGCAACGATGGTTTGCTTGCCAATTACATCTCGGAGGTTGAAAAAATCCCTTATGAGGTTGCTGCCCAAAAATTAAGCAAGCACGTAAAATCCATCAAGTCGTATTTGGTACAAGGCGAAACTTTATCCTTCCATAACATTGGAGATTTGGTGTTAAACTCTGAAGGCAAAATTGTATTTGATCCTTCATTCCACGTGAACTATTTAACAGATGCCTTTGGTTTGTCGCAATTCAATTCTACTAGTATTACTAGAGAAGCGTACAAAGAAGAGGTGGAAGCCATAGAAAAGGTTGTTCCTATTGCTGTAACACCTGAGACACGTAAGGCCAGACCATATTTGCGTTATGCAGCCATAGCTCTTATTGCCTTGACCGCTGGAAGTTTTGCTATATCCAACTACTACATGAAGGATGTAGAAAACCACAATCAACTGGCTTTGGAAAAAGCCAACGAAGAATTAGATCTTAAAGTTCAAGAGGCTACGTTTGTTATAGATAACCCTCTACCTTCGGTAACCTTAAATGTCGCAAAGCAATCTGGAAATTACCATATCGTAGCTGGTGCTTTTAGAGTTGAGGCGAACTCCGACAAAAAAGTTGAGCAACTGCAAGACCTAGGCTACAATGCTCGTAAAATTGGCGTTAACAAGTATGGCCTTCACGAAGTGGTATATGCTAGCTTCAACAGCCGCTTAGAAGCCCTACAGATGTTGCAAAAAATAAAAAGCGAACACAGTAAGGACGCTTGGCTATTAGTAAAACAACTAGATTAG
- a CDS encoding 1-acyl-sn-glycerol-3-phosphate acyltransferase has translation MKIFKYIFWLLYRIWFYILVAVPIIILFPFLILSILKESWYPFFFRLARIWARFILIGMGFRVKIEREAVPERCDSYMFVANHTSMTDIMLMLLSVKNPFVFVGKQELAKIPLFGFFYKRTCILVDRSSEKSRKAVFLRAQKRLKQGLSICIFPEGGVPDESIVLDEFKDGAFRLAINHQIPVVPLTFADNKKRFSYTFFSGSPGKMRAQVHKFIPTEGLTIADTKMLNGQARDVILKQLTEFHNT, from the coding sequence ATGAAGATATTCAAATATATATTTTGGCTGTTATACCGCATTTGGTTTTACATTTTGGTTGCGGTTCCTATTATAATTTTATTTCCATTTTTAATCCTTTCCATTCTTAAGGAAAGTTGGTATCCTTTTTTCTTTAGATTGGCGCGAATATGGGCTAGGTTCATTTTAATTGGGATGGGTTTTAGGGTGAAAATTGAACGTGAAGCTGTACCCGAAAGATGCGATAGTTATATGTTTGTAGCCAACCATACATCGATGACGGATATTATGTTAATGTTGTTAAGTGTTAAGAATCCGTTTGTTTTTGTTGGGAAACAGGAATTGGCAAAAATCCCATTGTTTGGATTTTTCTATAAGCGCACGTGTATTTTGGTAGACCGCAGTTCTGAAAAGAGCAGAAAAGCGGTGTTTTTAAGAGCTCAAAAACGGTTGAAGCAGGGGTTGAGCATTTGTATTTTCCCTGAAGGAGGCGTACCTGATGAGTCCATTGTGTTGGATGAGTTTAAAGATGGAGCCTTCCGATTGGCCATTAACCATCAAATTCCTGTAGTGCCCTTAACTTTTGCCGATAACAAAAAACGATTTTCCTATACTTTTTTTAGTGGCAGTCCAGGAAAGATGAGAGCGCAAGTGCATAAGTTTATCCCAACTGAGGGGTTGACCATTGCCGATACAAAAATGTTAAATGGGCAGGCACGTGATGTTATTTTGAAACAATTAACCGAATTCCATAACACATGA
- a CDS encoding ferredoxin, with amino-acid sequence MVVVTLQRNKCIGCNYCVELAPEQFQMSKKDGKSVLLRSQEKKGFFTLKSPDEAILDPCDQAAKACPVKIISVKSV; translated from the coding sequence ATGGTTGTTGTAACCCTTCAGAGGAATAAATGTATCGGTTGTAATTATTGTGTGGAGTTAGCTCCTGAGCAGTTTCAAATGTCCAAAAAGGATGGGAAATCTGTGCTTCTGCGAAGTCAGGAGAAAAAAGGTTTTTTTACCTTGAAATCTCCGGATGAGGCTATTTTAGATCCTTGCGACCAAGCGGCAAAAGCCTGCCCGGTTAAAATAATTTCTGTAAAAAGTGTTTAA
- a CDS encoding rhodanese-related sulfurtransferase, translated as MQLYNKLSAKERAELIDQAGKNRLTLSFYQYAKIQNPQEFRDQLFIVWDKLDVLGRIYVAHEGINGQLSLPADRFNEFKTHLDTIDFLKDIRLNVAVEQDNKSFLKLKVKVRDKIVADGLNDDTFDVTNKGIHLKAKDFNRFIEDENTVLVDMRNHYESEIGHFKNAVTPDVDTFRESLDIIEDDLKDHKEDKNLVMYCTGGIRCEKASAYFKHKGFKNVYQLEGGIIEYTRQVKEQNLENKFLGQNFVFDERRAERISDDVIAQCHQCGEPFDVHTNCANDACHLLFIQCPKCQEEMENCCSTTCMEINRLPYEEQKALRKGQGNSNDIFKKGRADHLPYKKDLRNIFEHFKQEKA; from the coding sequence ATGCAACTGTACAATAAATTAAGTGCTAAGGAGCGAGCAGAATTAATCGATCAGGCAGGGAAAAATCGATTGACGCTTTCTTTTTACCAATACGCGAAAATTCAAAATCCTCAAGAATTTAGAGATCAGTTATTCATTGTTTGGGACAAATTAGACGTCTTAGGACGAATTTATGTGGCTCATGAAGGGATTAATGGCCAATTGTCATTGCCAGCCGATCGTTTCAATGAGTTCAAGACACATTTGGATACCATTGATTTTTTAAAAGACATCCGTTTGAATGTTGCTGTGGAGCAAGACAACAAATCATTCCTGAAACTTAAAGTGAAAGTGCGCGATAAAATTGTTGCCGACGGATTGAACGACGACACCTTCGACGTAACCAACAAAGGAATTCACTTAAAGGCAAAAGATTTCAATCGCTTCATTGAAGACGAAAATACTGTGTTGGTAGATATGCGTAACCATTACGAAAGTGAAATTGGCCATTTTAAAAATGCAGTTACCCCAGATGTGGATACCTTTAGAGAATCGTTAGATATTATTGAAGACGATTTAAAAGATCATAAAGAAGATAAAAATCTGGTGATGTATTGTACGGGTGGTATTCGTTGTGAAAAGGCGAGTGCTTACTTTAAACACAAAGGGTTTAAAAATGTATACCAGCTTGAAGGCGGTATTATAGAATACACTCGTCAGGTGAAAGAGCAAAATTTAGAAAATAAGTTTTTAGGTCAGAATTTCGTGTTCGATGAACGTCGTGCCGAACGTATTAGTGACGATGTCATTGCACAATGTCACCAATGTGGCGAGCCTTTTGATGTGCATACCAACTGTGCTAATGATGCATGTCATTTGTTATTCATTCAATGTCCGAAATGTCAGGAAGAGATGGAAAACTGTTGTTCTACCACGTGTATGGAGATTAACAGATTGCCATACGAAGAGCAAAAAGCATTGCGTAAGGGACAGGGAAACAGTAATGATATCTTCAAAAAAGGACGTGCAGACCACTTGCCTTATAAAAAGGATCTAAGAAATATTTTCGAGCATTTTAAACAAGAAAAAGCCTAA
- the trpS gene encoding tryptophan--tRNA ligase: MARILTGIQSTGTPHLGNILGAILPAIEMSKNEANDSFLFIANLHTLTQIKDAEELRYNTYSVAATWLAFGLDIEKTVFYRQSDIPQTTELSWYLSCFFPYQRLTLAHSFKDKADRLEDVNAGLFTYPMLMAADILLYDAEIIPVGKDQLQHIEMTRDVASRFHTKMGEVFVLPEGKIQENTMLIPGTDGEKMSKSRNNFINIFETDKKLRKQIMGIKTDSTPLEEPKDWSTCNCFAIYSLLANDTQIETMKANYENGNYGYGHAKQALFELIVERFAEPRERYQYYMNNLDELDKALALGAEKAKAVANDVLKRVREKVGY, from the coding sequence ATGGCAAGAATACTTACAGGAATACAGAGTACAGGAACCCCGCATTTAGGGAACATTTTGGGCGCCATTTTACCGGCCATAGAAATGTCTAAAAACGAAGCAAACGATTCGTTTTTGTTTATCGCCAACCTTCACACCTTAACGCAAATTAAAGATGCTGAAGAGTTACGATACAATACCTATTCTGTAGCTGCCACTTGGCTAGCCTTTGGCTTGGACATTGAAAAAACAGTGTTTTATAGACAAAGTGATATCCCGCAAACCACTGAATTGTCATGGTACCTAAGCTGCTTTTTCCCATACCAACGTCTTACTTTAGCGCATAGTTTTAAGGACAAGGCAGACCGTTTGGAAGATGTCAATGCAGGTTTATTCACCTATCCAATGTTAATGGCCGCGGACATTTTATTGTATGATGCCGAAATTATTCCGGTAGGAAAGGACCAATTACAACATATTGAAATGACTAGAGATGTGGCCTCCCGCTTTCACACTAAAATGGGAGAGGTTTTCGTATTACCCGAAGGAAAAATTCAAGAAAACACAATGCTCATCCCAGGTACAGATGGGGAGAAAATGAGCAAGTCCCGAAACAACTTTATCAATATTTTTGAAACGGATAAAAAGCTTCGTAAACAGATTATGGGCATCAAAACCGATAGCACCCCTTTGGAAGAACCAAAAGACTGGTCAACCTGCAATTGTTTCGCCATTTATAGTTTGTTGGCAAATGATACTCAAATAGAAACCATGAAAGCCAACTACGAAAATGGCAATTATGGCTACGGACATGCCAAACAAGCTCTGTTTGAACTCATCGTTGAAAGATTTGCCGAACCAAGAGAAAGATACCAGTACTATATGAACAACCTAGATGAACTCGACAAAGCATTAGCGCTTGGTGCGGAAAAGGCCAAAGCAGTAGCCAATGATGTTTTAAAACGTGTAAGAGAAAAAGTTGGGTACTAA
- a CDS encoding peptidase U32 family protein, translated as MQKIELMAPAGNFESLQAALDNGADSVYFGVEQLNMRARASINFTLDDLPEISRRCQEKGVRTYLTLNTIIYDHDLSIVKTLVKCAKEANITAVIAMDQAVIMVARELGMEVHISTQINITNIETVKFYAMFADTMVMSRELSLRQVKKISEQIEKEQIKGPSGKLVEIEIFGHGALCMAVSGKCYMSLHSHNSSANRGACKQNCRKKYTVVDQETGFEMELDNEYIMSPKDLCTIDFLEEVIDAGITVLKIEGRGRAPEYVANVIKCYREAIDSIENGTYSKEKVIGWMQELEKVYNRGFWSGYYLGQKLGEWSKGSGSHATQKKVYIGKGVHYFPKASIGEFKIEAYDLSLGDTILITGPTTGAKEMTVDTMLVNDEQLEKGIKGDSVTIPIPFRVRPSDKLYKIVENKVEA; from the coding sequence ATGCAAAAGATTGAATTAATGGCGCCTGCAGGAAACTTCGAATCGCTGCAAGCAGCCCTAGATAATGGTGCGGATTCTGTTTATTTTGGTGTTGAGCAGCTTAACATGCGGGCCAGAGCCTCTATCAATTTTACTTTGGATGACCTTCCGGAAATTTCTAGAAGATGTCAGGAAAAAGGAGTAAGAACTTATTTGACTTTAAATACCATTATTTACGATCACGATTTATCTATCGTAAAAACCTTGGTGAAATGTGCTAAAGAAGCGAACATTACGGCCGTGATTGCTATGGATCAAGCCGTGATAATGGTTGCTCGTGAGTTGGGGATGGAAGTGCATATTTCCACGCAAATTAACATTACCAATATTGAAACGGTGAAATTTTATGCCATGTTTGCTGATACCATGGTAATGAGTAGGGAGTTGAGTTTGCGTCAGGTGAAGAAGATTTCAGAACAAATTGAAAAGGAACAAATCAAAGGCCCTTCAGGGAAATTGGTGGAGATTGAAATTTTTGGTCACGGAGCATTGTGTATGGCGGTTTCTGGGAAGTGTTATATGAGTTTGCATTCGCATAATTCTTCGGCAAACAGAGGAGCTTGTAAGCAAAACTGTAGAAAGAAATATACGGTGGTCGATCAAGAGACTGGTTTTGAAATGGAATTGGACAATGAGTACATCATGTCTCCAAAAGACTTGTGTACTATTGATTTTCTTGAGGAAGTGATTGACGCCGGGATTACCGTGTTGAAAATAGAAGGTCGCGGACGCGCGCCGGAATACGTGGCCAATGTCATTAAATGTTACCGCGAGGCGATTGATAGCATTGAAAACGGAACTTATTCAAAAGAAAAGGTTATTGGTTGGATGCAGGAATTGGAAAAAGTATACAATCGAGGCTTTTGGAGTGGTTACTATTTAGGGCAGAAATTGGGAGAATGGAGTAAAGGATCGGGATCGCACGCGACTCAGAAAAAGGTGTATATCGGTAAAGGTGTGCATTATTTTCCTAAAGCCAGCATTGGTGAGTTTAAGATTGAAGCTTATGATTTGTCCTTGGGGGATACCATTTTAATTACCGGGCCTACAACAGGCGCCAAAGAAATGACGGTGGACACTATGTTGGTGAACGATGAGCAGTTAGAAAAGGGAATAAAGGGAGATTCGGTTACCATCCCAATACCTTTTAGAGTGCGTCCTTCGGATAAACTTTATAAGATTGTTGAAAATAAAGTTGAGGCCTAA
- a CDS encoding RNA polymerase sigma factor produces MSLEQLIESCKKNNAKAQSQLYKLYSSKLFSLCLKYSRNYAEAEDNLQDAFVTIFGKISQYQGKGSLEGWMKRIAINTALQRYRSAGVFNIVNEEQIEDVSLEIDEDDITLDFLLKIIQELPDRYRLVFNLYVLDDYSHKEIAKMLDISTGTSKSNLARARLILKEKIEMHKTGSNSQSL; encoded by the coding sequence GTGAGTTTAGAGCAACTCATAGAAAGTTGTAAAAAAAATAATGCTAAAGCACAAAGCCAGTTATATAAACTCTACTCGAGTAAACTATTCTCGCTGTGCTTAAAGTATTCGCGAAATTATGCCGAAGCAGAAGACAACCTGCAAGACGCATTCGTTACCATTTTCGGTAAGATCTCACAATATCAAGGCAAGGGCTCCTTGGAAGGCTGGATGAAACGCATCGCAATTAATACTGCCTTACAGCGGTATCGGAGCGCAGGCGTGTTTAATATTGTTAATGAAGAGCAAATAGAGGATGTCTCCCTAGAAATTGACGAAGATGACATCACCCTTGATTTTCTCCTCAAAATCATCCAAGAGTTGCCAGATCGTTACAGACTGGTTTTTAACCTCTATGTATTGGATGATTATTCGCATAAGGAAATTGCGAAAATGTTGGACATATCCACCGGGACCTCAAAATCCAATCTTGCCAGAGCACGATTGATATTAAAAGAAAAAATTGAAATGCATAAAACGGGATCCAACTCCCAATCTTTATAA
- a CDS encoding gliding motility lipoprotein GldH, with protein sequence MPKNKYWLVLLLGVLYLSCDTNQVFDEYQTVPNKWHKDSVIAFKVTPPDSLKNYNLFVNLRNTSAYKYSNLFLIVEMEYPNGKTAKDTLEYTMAKPNGEFLGTGFSDIKENKLWYKGYENPFVFNESGEYTIKIQQAMRENGHVDGVEELEGITDIGFRIEQANTK encoded by the coding sequence ATGCCAAAAAATAAGTATTGGTTAGTTCTTTTATTGGGGGTGCTGTATTTGTCATGCGACACCAATCAAGTTTTCGATGAATACCAAACCGTTCCTAACAAATGGCATAAGGATTCGGTTATTGCTTTTAAGGTAACTCCGCCAGATTCCTTGAAAAATTACAATTTGTTTGTAAACCTTCGAAATACCAGTGCCTACAAATACAGTAATTTGTTTTTGATTGTGGAAATGGAATATCCTAATGGCAAAACAGCCAAGGATACTTTGGAGTATACAATGGCCAAGCCTAATGGAGAATTTTTAGGAACCGGATTTTCCGATATTAAGGAAAATAAATTGTGGTACAAAGGGTACGAGAATCCTTTTGTATTCAATGAATCGGGTGAATATACCATTAAGATCCAACAGGCTATGAGAGAAAATGGTCATGTGGACGGCGTAGAAGAGTTGGAAGGGATTACTGATATCGGTTTTAGAATTGAACAAGCAAACACAAAATAA